In Marinobacterium sp. LSUCC0821, the DNA window CTTCCCATTCAGGAAGAGGATAGAGAAGCAGACAACGAGTCTCTGTATCGATAGTAGCTACTAATTGATTCTCGCAGCAGTCTGCAATCTGATCGCGATAGCGTGCCGGCAAAGCCATGCGCCCTTTCGCATCCAGATTGATTTTATTGACTCCACGGAACATTCACTACCACTCCTGTCAGTGACGCCTCGGAGGGTGATCTATGCCACCACTCCCGTGAAGAACTTGCTCCCCCAGCTCATTCTCCACATTGACCCACTTTAACCCACTTTTTACCACTCATCGCCACTATAGCTCCACAAACAACAGTTTGCAACTATCGTTTTGTGGACTGAGCGCAGGTAGAAAGACGAATCAATCGCGGCTTAGCGATAACGCCAATGAGCTCATACCTTGGGACTACGGAACAAATTTAAAACGAAGCTCGACTGTAGGAGTGCATTACCCAAAGGGTAAGCCGCGACTAACTAGCCAAGGCGAGTTGCCTGTCTTGCAGCTTTTCCAGAGAATGATGTGACATATAAAGAAGATGGCAGACTTAAAGCCTGCCATCTTCTTCTACAAATTTGATATTAGAATCAGAGATCAACAAACCAAATTGCTTGGCTCACCTTTATTGAAGTTGTTGATATGAGAAATCACCTGATCCCAAAGCGTCTGCATAGCCTCTTCACTAGCCCAAGCAACATGAGGTGTCACTATGACATTTGGACGAGTCAGTATTTTATGGAACGGGTGATCATCACTAATCGGCTCACTGGTTAAACAGTCGAATCCAGCCGCTGCTATTTGATCGCTCTCAATCGCATCAACCAGCGCTTGCTCATTAACCAAACCGCCACGACCTGCATTTATAAGAATCGGCTTACGATCCATCTTAGCAAACTCGGTAGCTCCAATAAGATCACGAGTTTCCGGTGTTAATGGACAGTTGAGGGTAATGACATCACTCTCTTTTAAGAACTGTTCAAAAGCCACATACCCAGCAGGCGGGGTATCCATCCCTTTACGACCAGCATAGATGACACGCATACCCAACGCCTCACCCAAACGACCGATCGAACTACCAATAGCACCTCGCCCAACCACACCCAGAGTAGAACCGGACAAATCTTTAATTGGGTGATTAAAAAAACAGAATTGCGCAGCTTTTTGCCACTCGCCCGCGATCACATCTTCTCGATAGGGAACAATCGAACGACGCAGTGCAAACATCAACGCCAGCACATGCTCGGGAACTGTATTTACCGCGTAACCACGAACATTGGATACCACAACACCCAGCTCACGACAGGCCTCAACATCAATCACATCGTAACCAGTTGCAGCTACAGCTATCATTTTAAGATTTGGCAACCGCTCTAACGCTTCGCGCCTAACAGGCACCTTATTAGTGATCGCAATCGTAGCGCCAGCAAGGCGCTCTACCACCTGATCTTGCTGAGTACGATCATATTCAATCCAGTCATGATCAAATTCTGGACGAGTGATATTGACCGTTGGGCCCAGCGTCGATCGATCCAAAAAGACAACTCTAAAACTCATATCACCCCCTGACTCAAAAAATCTCAGTTCAACCTAAATCAACAATAGGATCCTGAAGCAGACGGGCTGTTCCAGTCGCCTGTAAGACCTCGATTTCAGAAATACCCTTAGAGACCGACTCTGAATCAACCAACATTTCAAAACGCAAAGAGAAGCGTTTAGTTTCGCCAGCAGCAATCGTTGGCACCAATCCTAACTCACGCTGCAAAGAACGGTTGTAAGCAAAACTTGTACCCGGCTCCAAACCAACTACATACCCCTCTTTTAAGGTATCGGTATTCTTCCAAAGGGTCATCACAGGAAGGGTTTCAGTATCAAAACCCACCTTAATAGCCTTATCCTTGGATGCACCGTGCAACATAGCCCAGCCCCACCCATCCTTATCAGAGAGAGGCTTGATATTGAAAACTTGCTCGCCAAAATCCAAGGTCGGCGCAGGCATATCACTCCAAGAATCCAAGCCCTCAGCCGCATCACGATTAAATGGTGACAGCTCCTCATGAGCAACAAGGACCTTAGCCCCCTCTTCCAGCAGAGGTGTACCAAAGTTGTTGTGATAGATAACCTGATATTCAGAGCTGTAATCACTGCGGTTCGTTAATTCATCAACAAGTTCTATGCAATTAGAGCCAGGCGTGATGTGCAGATGCATCCAAACTTCAAAATCAGTGCGCTTAAAACAACGCTCATCAACACGGCCTGACAAGGTCACCCGGTAAGGCGGAGTATCTTCCACATGCAACCTTACTATTGAGGCGGGAGTATTTTGAATGCGACCATGCAGAGTTAACATCTCACCCTGATCTGAACCACTGTGCCCGGCCCACTGGTAACCACAACGAGTTACCATCTCATTGAAACCTTCCAACCAACCAGTACCGTTAAATGCCTCAAGATTGATGAAAGCTGGGTTAACAATCTCTTTAACAGGGGAATCCCAACCGAAGCGAACCCCAGCATGACAAGCATCAATTACACCCATGCCCCGCGTTGGCGATACGCGCAACGAAGTTTGGCCAACTTGAATCAGAAGAAGCTCACTACCCTCCTGCTTTCCACCAACGAGAGCCAACTGATGAAAACTAAAGCGACCTGGAAAACCCGAAGGCAGATCCTTCTCTGTTAGCGTTAAATCTGTAAGTGCAAAATTCTCTTCAGAATTTCGAATCAGCCATTCCATTGCTTAAATGTTCCTAAAGACTATTGGGGCATTCATTACCCCCAAAAACAGCCTGAATATTAGACGCGCTTATTGATGCAATATTATGCAACGCCTCTTGAGTTAAAAATGCCTGATGGCCTGTAATAATCACATTGGGGAAGGTGGTCAGCCTCATCAGTTGATCATCGGTGATGATCTGGTCTGAAAAGTCCTCAAAGAAGAGATCGGCCTCCTCTTCGTAGACATCGATAGCCAAGCCCCCTAGACGTCCATCCTTTAGTGCACCGATGACAGCAGATGTATCTACAAGCCCACCTCGACTGGTATTGATAAGCATCGCTCCACCCTTGATATTGGCAAGAGCACTATGATCAATAATGTGATGCGTTTGCGGACTAAGCGGGCAGTGAAGTGAGATAAAATCAGACTCACTTATCAACACCGAGAGATCAACATACTCAACCCCAATATCCAGACACTCTGATGAAGGGACTGGATCATACGCGAGCACCCTACATCCAAACCCACTTAGTAGACGACAGAAGACAGTACCGATCTGCCCCGTTCCAATAACACCTACCGTTTTTCCATGTACGTCACGCCCAACTAATCCATCAAGTAGAAAATTACCTTCTCGGACACGGTTATAGGCTTTATGAAGGTGGCGATTTAGAGAGAGCATTAATGTTAGTGCGTGCTCAGCTACAGCGTAAGGTGAGTAGGCAGGCACGCGCACAATAGCAATACCTAGCTGATGCGCTACTTCCAGATCTACATTATTGAAGCCTGCACATCGAAGCGCCACAACCTTCACATCAAGAGCGACCAGCCGCTCTAAACATGCGCTATCGAGCGAATCATTTACAAAGGCTAAAACTGCAGCACTGCCTTTAGCTAGCTCAGCAGTTTTAACGTTTAGATGAACCTCTTCAAACGCCAGATCAATACCCGCATTAGTGAAAGCTTGCTCTAAATAGAGCCTCTCATCTTTACGGGTACTAAACACTGTCGCTTTCATTTTTATTCCTTAATGACTCTGCAAAGCTTAAGCGCAACCGAGACATTTCGCTACTAAAGATTCGTTGCGAATTGCAAAACCAAGGAGTAGCGTAACTCCACACAGAAAATAGGTAGTTAGAGCAATCAACATGCGCCTTAATTTCAACAACCTTCAATCAGACCTCTTCGGCGGTATCACTGCTGCTGTGGTAGCACTTCCGCTCGCACTCGCATTCGGCGTCTCATCAGGTGCAGGTCCACTTGCAGGTCTGTATGGCGCAATCTGTGTTGGTTTCTTTGCCGCACTCTTTGGTGGCACAGCGACGCAAGTATCAGGCCCAACCGGTCCAATGACTGTGGTTATGGCAGCCACGTTCACCCAATTTGCAGCATTGGATCCAGAGAATGGTATCAGTATGGCCTTCTCTGTCGTAATGCTTGGCGGCCTATTCCAGATACTTTTCGGCTACTTACGACTTGGCAACTATATAACGCTCGTGCCTTTCCCTGTGATCTCAGGATTTATGACCGGCATTGGCGCGATCATTATTTTGATTGAGCTTGGCCCCCTGCTCGGACATGAGAGCGCATCGAGCGTTAAAAGTGCGATCACTCACCTCCCGGAACAGATCGCATCACTAAATGGTTGGGCGTTACTTCTTGGCCTGGGGTCACTACTCATAATTTTTGGCTGCCCGAAATCGATTGGTAAACGCATACCACCAGCACTCCTAGCACTGATTTTGGGTTCAGTCGCATCAATACTTATGCCGGCTGACGCCCAACTCGCCGTCATCGGTGCAATCCCAACTGGGTTACCAGAGTTTCACTTACCTACCTGGCAGTTTGAACACCTTCAGGCAATGGTCTCAGCCGCAATTGTTCTGGCAGCACTGGGCTCTGTCGATTCACTTTTGACATCACTTGTAGCCGACAGCATGACCAAAACCCAACACAACTCTGACAAAGAGCTCATTGGTCAGGGGATAGGTAATCTAGTATCTGGTTTTGTTGGCGGGCTGCCTGGGGCTGGCGCCACTATGCGAACAGTAGTAAATATTCGCGCTGGCGGTAAAACCCCTATCTCAGGAGCGACTCACGCAGTCGTTCTACTGTTAATCGTCATGGGACTTGGCTCGCTTGCAGAGTCGATTCCTCACGCTGTATTGGCAGGCATATTACTCAAAGTCGGCATAGATATTATCGACTGGCCATTTATCGCTCGTCTGCATCGAGTACCACTACTGGTATCGTCACTGACACTTTTGGTGTTCGGTCTAACGGTATTCGTAGATCTCATTACCGCGGTACTGGTGGGGATGTTCATCGCCAATGTCATCACTGTAAAACGCTTAACAGAGATTCAAGTTGCCGGCATTCAAGATCTTTCAGAGCCCGAATTTGAACATACGCTTGGTCCTGTAGAACGCTATCTACTTAAACGCGAGCAAGGTCGCGTTGCACTTTATGCTTTCCACGGCCCTTTCAGCTACGCATCAAGCAAAGGGATTCGCATTCGCCTATCACGCAGGACAGATGCAGAGATCGTCATGCTCGACCTTACTGAAGTGCCGATGGTGGACGTTTCGACAGCGCTTGCAATTGAAGAGATCGTTACCGAACAACTTGGTCAGGGTCGTCAGGTTGTAATCATTGGAGCGAACAGCAGTGTTCGTAATGTCTTTGATCGACTCGACCTTCCAAAACGCCTAGGTGAAAATAGCATCTTTTCAACACGCCAAGATGCTCTTCGCGCTTACAGCGAAAAAGTAGACATTAGAAAGTAAAAAACCGCAGCTCGCAAAAGCTGCGGTTTTTTTTATTAATTAGATGAGCTCACCGGTAAGCCGGGTTCTGTCGTGGACAGTCATTCATCTAGGACTAGGATCACTCCTAGCCTCAAGCGACCTACCCGGACCTAGCGTGGGCCACGCCTAACAGGTCCCTATTTGGTCTTGCTCCGAGTGGGGTTTACCATCGCCGTGGAGTGTTGCCACCCACGCGGTGCGCTCTTACCGCACCATTTCAACCTTACCGGCAATCTTACGACTACTTAGGCGGTATACTTTCTGTTGCACTTTCCGTCGGCTCTCACCGCCCAGACGTTATCTGGCACTTTGCCCTATGGAGCCCGGACTTTCCTCCCCTTCACAAGTGAAGCGGCGACTGTCTAGTGAACTCGGCGAGAAGCATAGCACAGAGCAAATATCTCTACCTATGGTTAGTTACAGAAAGTTTTAGCCGATAAGATGTTGATAGAGCTCTTTTTTATTAGCGCCAGTAATATCAGCTGCCAACGCTGCCGCTTTTTTTGGCGGCAACTCCGCAGCTAACAACTCAAGAACACGGATTGCATCTTGCGTGAGAAGAGTCTCAACAGGTGCAGCACCCTCAACAATAACAACAAACTCACCTCGCTGCTGGTTAGCATCAGCCAACATCCACTCAATAACCGCACCAAGGGTATCGGTATGAATGGTCTCAAAGGTTTTAGTAAGCTCACGCGCTACACAGACACGACGCTGATCACCTAAAGCCTGCGCCATATCTTTTAGAGAGTCGACAATTCGGTGAGTAGACTCATAAAAAATAAGCGTCTCCTGACGATCTGCCAACGCCTCTAGCGCTTTAACCCTAGCGCCACTTTTTGCGGGCAAAAAACCGATGAATGAGAATCGATCAGAGGGCATCCCTGACGCACTTAGAGCTGCAACAAAGGCACAGCAGCCAGGAACTGGAGAAACCTCAAACCCAGCCTCTTTAACTGCGCGAACCAAAACAAATCCGGGGTCCGAAATAATTGGGGTGCCGGCATCAGAAACTAGCGCAACACTCTCACCTGCCGCCAGACGATCTATAATTAGCGAAGCACGTTGACGTTCATTGTGATCATGTACTGAAATCAGATTTGCTTTAATGTTAAAGTGCTGTAAGAGTTTACCTGAATGGCGAGTATCTTCAGCTGCGATTAAATCTACCTCTGCGAGTATCTGTTGTGCTCGCGGCGAGAGATCACCAAGATTTCCGATTGGTGTCGCTACTACATAAAGCCTAGGCGAAGACATATTGATATCCATCTGAAAAGTGTTAATTGCGTGAACTATAACATGAGCAAAGGGATCAAGCTGGTATCTGGTGTTGCGTTGCTATCTTTGGCAATTGCAGGTTGTACAGTCCAACCTAACAACACTACGAGCAACAGCACAAAAGAGGCATCGGTTACCCAACCAAAAAGTGCCGCAGATTATCTACTTCTCGCGATCCAAGAGAGAGGCAACAAAGCGGTAGAACTACGCCTAAAAGCTGCTGACATACTTATTCGCGAGAAACGTTTCACTGAAGCCGCAAACTCCTTAGCGGTTATCAATATTGCCGGCATTACACCAACACTCGCCTTCAACGTTGTGGCAACCCAAGCTAATTCACTACTCGAAAAAGGTGATGTGGTTGCAGCACTCAATCGCATGACAGACCCAGATCTACCCAAGCTATCAAATGCACAGAGTGCAGAGTTAGCGCTATTAAAAGCCAAAGCGTTTGAGCTACAAAAGAACCCACTTAGCGCAGCACTAGTATTAAGCGATACTGACAAGAATCTAGCCCTTGATCGGCAACATGATATCCACAATCGAATCTGGTCACTTTTAACCCAGGTCGACACAGAGACGCTGGTCGCCTCAAGTTTTGCAAACTATGGTTTCAACGCCCAAGGCTGGATAGAGCTAGCCTTAGCTATGCAACAAAATCACGACCTTGCCAGCCAGCAAGCGGCAATTGAAAAGTGGTTAACACTCTGGGCGACCCACCCGGCCAAGCTTAACCCACCCGATCTTTTAGCTGCTTTAATTAGTGCAGACTTAGTTACGGCAGAACGCATCTTGGTCGCACTCCCTTTCAGCGGCGCACTTAAAGAGCCAGCTCGCATCATAAGCGAAGGCATTATTGCCGAGTTGAAGTTACGCGAGAGCAAAGGGTTAACTGCTCCAGAGTTGCAGATGATTGATACGGAGCAGTTAAGCTCCGCAGATGATTTGGTCAAGCACGCCGAGGCGATGAAAGCAGATTTAGTCATTGGCCCCTTAAGGGGTAAATTGATCGATCAGCTCGCAAAACGAAATGATCTGGCAATCCCATTTATCAGTTTTAACCAAAC includes these proteins:
- a CDS encoding D-2-hydroxyacid dehydrogenase, producing MSFRVVFLDRSTLGPTVNITRPEFDHDWIEYDRTQQDQVVERLAGATIAITNKVPVRREALERLPNLKMIAVAATGYDVIDVEACRELGVVVSNVRGYAVNTVPEHVLALMFALRRSIVPYREDVIAGEWQKAAQFCFFNHPIKDLSGSTLGVVGRGAIGSSIGRLGEALGMRVIYAGRKGMDTPPAGYVAFEQFLKESDVITLNCPLTPETRDLIGATEFAKMDRKPILINAGRGGLVNEQALVDAIESDQIAAAGFDCLTSEPISDDHPFHKILTRPNVIVTPHVAWASEEAMQTLWDQVISHINNFNKGEPSNLVC
- a CDS encoding aldose 1-epimerase family protein, whose translation is MEWLIRNSEENFALTDLTLTEKDLPSGFPGRFSFHQLALVGGKQEGSELLLIQVGQTSLRVSPTRGMGVIDACHAGVRFGWDSPVKEIVNPAFINLEAFNGTGWLEGFNEMVTRCGYQWAGHSGSDQGEMLTLHGRIQNTPASIVRLHVEDTPPYRVTLSGRVDERCFKRTDFEVWMHLHITPGSNCIELVDELTNRSDYSSEYQVIYHNNFGTPLLEEGAKVLVAHEELSPFNRDAAEGLDSWSDMPAPTLDFGEQVFNIKPLSDKDGWGWAMLHGASKDKAIKVGFDTETLPVMTLWKNTDTLKEGYVVGLEPGTSFAYNRSLQRELGLVPTIAAGETKRFSLRFEMLVDSESVSKGISEIEVLQATGTARLLQDPIVDLG
- a CDS encoding 2-hydroxyacid dehydrogenase, whose translation is MKATVFSTRKDERLYLEQAFTNAGIDLAFEEVHLNVKTAELAKGSAAVLAFVNDSLDSACLERLVALDVKVVALRCAGFNNVDLEVAHQLGIAIVRVPAYSPYAVAEHALTLMLSLNRHLHKAYNRVREGNFLLDGLVGRDVHGKTVGVIGTGQIGTVFCRLLSGFGCRVLAYDPVPSSECLDIGVEYVDLSVLISESDFISLHCPLSPQTHHIIDHSALANIKGGAMLINTSRGGLVDTSAVIGALKDGRLGGLAIDVYEEEADLFFEDFSDQIITDDQLMRLTTFPNVIITGHQAFLTQEALHNIASISASNIQAVFGGNECPNSL
- a CDS encoding SulP family inorganic anion transporter, with product MRLNFNNLQSDLFGGITAAVVALPLALAFGVSSGAGPLAGLYGAICVGFFAALFGGTATQVSGPTGPMTVVMAATFTQFAALDPENGISMAFSVVMLGGLFQILFGYLRLGNYITLVPFPVISGFMTGIGAIIILIELGPLLGHESASSVKSAITHLPEQIASLNGWALLLGLGSLLIIFGCPKSIGKRIPPALLALILGSVASILMPADAQLAVIGAIPTGLPEFHLPTWQFEHLQAMVSAAIVLAALGSVDSLLTSLVADSMTKTQHNSDKELIGQGIGNLVSGFVGGLPGAGATMRTVVNIRAGGKTPISGATHAVVLLLIVMGLGSLAESIPHAVLAGILLKVGIDIIDWPFIARLHRVPLLVSSLTLLVFGLTVFVDLITAVLVGMFIANVITVKRLTEIQVAGIQDLSEPEFEHTLGPVERYLLKREQGRVALYAFHGPFSYASSKGIRIRLSRRTDAEIVMLDLTEVPMVDVSTALAIEEIVTEQLGQGRQVVIIGANSSVRNVFDRLDLPKRLGENSIFSTRQDALRAYSEKVDIRK
- the rsmI gene encoding 16S rRNA (cytidine(1402)-2'-O)-methyltransferase, whose amino-acid sequence is MSSPRLYVVATPIGNLGDLSPRAQQILAEVDLIAAEDTRHSGKLLQHFNIKANLISVHDHNERQRASLIIDRLAAGESVALVSDAGTPIISDPGFVLVRAVKEAGFEVSPVPGCCAFVAALSASGMPSDRFSFIGFLPAKSGARVKALEALADRQETLIFYESTHRIVDSLKDMAQALGDQRRVCVARELTKTFETIHTDTLGAVIEWMLADANQQRGEFVVIVEGAAPVETLLTQDAIRVLELLAAELPPKKAAALAADITGANKKELYQHLIG
- a CDS encoding penicillin-binding protein activator, with product MSKGIKLVSGVALLSLAIAGCTVQPNNTTSNSTKEASVTQPKSAADYLLLAIQERGNKAVELRLKAADILIREKRFTEAANSLAVINIAGITPTLAFNVVATQANSLLEKGDVVAALNRMTDPDLPKLSNAQSAELALLKAKAFELQKNPLSAALVLSDTDKNLALDRQHDIHNRIWSLLTQVDTETLVASSFANYGFNAQGWIELALAMQQNHDLASQQAAIEKWLTLWATHPAKLNPPDLLAALISADLVTAERILVALPFSGALKEPARIISEGIIAELKLRESKGLTAPELQMIDTEQLSSADDLVKHAEAMKADLVIGPLRGKLIDQLAKRNDLAIPFISFNQTDLTTDNLFELDLGSDQDINEVVARASIEGHKQFALITPAATWGARLADDYKAAIEASGGEIITALSYEVNPELSNQVSALLNTDKSAGRHKAIRDALGEKVEFDERPRRDIDAILITALPSDARQIAPMIAFHFAGDYPIYASSHLFQGDFNPSRDVDLNNVQFADIPWLVNPTGELNRSLTLERPDTASRLGRLYALGSDAVRVYPYLTQLKSSPLVTIQGETGALSLTSTNRFKRTLTWAKFEQGTPLLLGAPKIPVEPLSLQSEQTSQTELN